GCGGCCGAGCTGCGCGCCGCGATCGCGCGCCCGGGCGAACGGCTCGCGATCGACGGCAACCCCCGTGCGGGCATGCTGCACGACCGCGAGGCGTTCCTCGCGAACTTCACCGCCGCGGCCCGTGACGCGATGCTCGTGAAGGTCGGCGACGAGGATGCCGAGCTGCTGCTCGGCGCTCCCCTGGCGGAGTTCGTCGAGCGGCTCCGGGCGCCGTCGACTCGCGAAGCCGAGAGCGGGGCCGCATCGGATGCCGCGCCGGCGCGCACCCCGGCAGTGCTCGCGACCGCGGGCCGCGAGGGCGCCGACCTGCATGCCGGCGATGCAGCGGTGCATGCCGGCATCGTCGACCTGCCGGGCACGGTCGTCGACACCATGGGGGCCGGGGACGCCACGCTCTCCGCGGTCGTGCACCACCTCGCAGTGCACGGCGTGCCGAGCGACGCGAGCGGCTGGGCCGCCGCGCTCGAGTCGGCGATGGCGATCGCCGCAGCCACCGTGCGCCACGAGGGCGCGCTGCTGCGGGTTCCCGCGCACCCGTCGGAGGGCGGGAGCTGACGACCCGGCCGGGCGCTCAGCGCACGAACCGCACCTCGAGCACCTGCCAGAAGTCGTCGACCTTCGAGGTGCCGTCGAGCTCGAACCCGTTGCGTCGGTAGAACGCGTGCGCCCTCGGGTTGTCGGCGAGCGCCCACAGATAGGCCGGCTGATCGCCGACGGCCGTGTCGAGCAGCGCCTGCCCGACACCTTCGCCATGGAACTCGTCGAGCACGTAGAGGCCCTCGAGCTCGAGCGCGCGCGGCCCGTCGGAGTCGCGACCGGTGCTGGTGTTCGCCCAGCCGACGACCTCGCCGCCGTGCTCGCCCCCGACCTCGCCCCCGACCTCGGCGACCCAGATGCCCATGCGATGGAACCCCTCGGGCGGCGGGTACACGTCGTTCGCGATCGCGAGGTTCGTCGTCCAGGCCCTGATGCGGTCGGCGTACGTCCATCCCTCGACCTTGTCGCGCGCCACGCGGCCGGGCTCGACGTACGTCGTCTGGTGGCTGCGCCAGTGCACTCGGGTGATGCCGGGGGCGTCGGCGATGGCGGCGGGACGGATGACGAACGGATCGGGCATGGACTCCATCCTGCACTCAGAACGGCCAGACGAACGGCACGAAGAACACCGCGACGACGAGGAACAGCAGGAGCAGCGGCAACCCGAGCCGCCAGTAGTCGCCGAAGCGATAACCGCCGGGCTCGAGCACCATGGTGTTCGCCGGCGTCGCGACGGGCGTGAGGAACGACGCCGCCCCCGCGACCGTGAGCGCCATCATGAACGGCAGCACCGAGACCCCGAGGTCGGCGGCGACGACGACCGCGACGGGCGCCACGATGAGCACCGTCGCCGTGTTCGAGATGAGCTGGCCGAGCACCATCGTCAGTGCGCAGATCGCGAACAGCGCGAAGTACGGCGAGGCGTCGCCGACGAGCCCGAGGAGGCCCCCGGCGATGAGGTCGGCCGTGCCGGTCGAGATGAACGCCGTCGACAGCGGGATCATGCCGGCCACGAGCACGACGGTCGTCCACGAGATGCTGCGGTAGGCCCGCGTCGGGCTGACGACCCTGGTCAGCACGAGAGCGGATGCCGCGGCGAGCCCCGCGATCGCCGGCGGCACGAGCCCCGTGGCGAGCAGCACCACCATGGCCGCGAGGATCACGATCGCGCGCTTCGCGCCGGAGCCGAGCGGCACCGCGCGGCGCATCGTCGCCGGGTCGTCGACGACGAGCACGTCGGGGCCGGCGGTGTTGCGCTCGAGCTCGCCCCACGGGCCGGTGACGAGCAGCGTGTCCCCGGCCTGCAGGAGCGCGTCGGTGCCGATCAGGTCTTCACCTCCCCGCTGCACGGCGAGTACGACGAGATCGCCGCTCGGCGTGCACATGCCCGGGAAGAGATGCAGCCCGATGAGCGACGAGCGCGGTGCCACGACGACTTCGGTGACCCCCTCGCGCACACCGATGAGCTCGGTGCCCTCGGGCAGGTGGTACTGCTCGCGCAGCGTGCGGGCGTGCGCGCTGACGTCCTGCGGCAGGCTCGTCGCGGCCCGCTCGGGGAGCAGGCGCCGACCGAGGAGCGAGATGATGAGCAGCGTGCCGACCACGAGCGGCACCCCGACGAGGCCGAACTCGAAGAAGCCGAACGGGCGCGCGCCGGCATCGGCCGCCGCCTCGCCGACGATGATGTTCACCGGCGTGCCCGTGAGGGCGAGCAGCGACCCCGCATGCGCCGAGAACGCGAGCGGCATGAGCATCTGCGAGGGTGCGATGCCGGCGCGGGTCGCGACGACGACGACGACTGGGATGAGCGCCGCCACCGCCCCGTTCACGCTGATGAGGGCGGTGACGCCCGCGACGAGGAGGCAGACGACGAGGAGCAGCGGCCCCCGCTTCGTGCCGGCCCGGCCGATGACCTGCTGGCCCGCCCACGCCGTGACACCCGTCGAATCGAGCGACTCGCTCACGACGAAGAGGGCGGCGATGAAGATCACCGTGGGGTCGCCGAAACCGGCGAGCGCCTGGCCGAGATCGAGGATGCCCGTGAGCCAGAGGGCCACGGAGACGCCGATCGCGACGATGCCGAGCGGCACGCGGTTCGACATGAACGCGATGATCGCGAGCGCCAGGATGACGAGCGTGGTCGCGACGGGGTCCATGGGCACAGACTAGCCGCGAGGCATCCGCTACAGGAGGGGACCGCGCGACGACCGCAGCCGACCCGTGATCGCCGACCCGGCGAGGATGCCGAGGGCGATCGCGACCATCGTCGACGCCGTCGTCACGAGGGTGTCAGCCCCGGCCTGGTCGCCGCCGAGGATGGTCGCGACCCCGACGAGACCGATCGCTCCGGGCACGAGCAGCCAGAACGCCGGCAGGAAGCTGACGACGGCCGGCGGGCCCGTGCGCTGCCGCGCCACGAGCACGGCGACCGGCGTCATCACGAGCGCCCCGACGAAGGCCGAGAGCACGCCGCCGAGGAAGACGTCGCCGATGACCTGCGCGCCGTAGGCCGAATAGAGCACGAGCAGGATCCAGATGATCGAGTCGCGGCGACCGCAGTTGTAGACGACGATGCCGACGCCGAATACGGCGACTGCGATCCAGGGCGCGATCGGACCGATCGGCTGGGACGCCGTCGTGAAGTCGATGCGCGGCACCCCCACGAGCGCGGCCGCCCCGACGATGCCGACGGCGAGCAGCACGAGCTGCATGGTGCCTGCCGCGAGCCGGCCGCCGCCCGACATCATCTGGCCGGTCGCGAGCTCGATGACGCCGGTCGTGAGCAGCGAGCCGGGCAGCAGCGTCACGAGCGGTGCGATGAGGGCAGGCAGCACGCCCGGGTCGAGCCCCGCCCTGATGAGCAGGAACACCGCGATCGAGACGCCGAACGCGATCGCCACGGTCACGAGCGCCTGGTAGTCGCGCGAAGCGCGGGCGGAGAGGAGCTGGGCGGCGCCCGCGAACACGCCGAGCACGGCGGCGACGCCCGCCCCCGCCCACGAGGCCCCGAGCAGCACCGAGAGCCCTGCCGAGAGCAACGCGTACGCCACCACCCGCTGCACCGCCGAATACGGCAGCGGCTGCGCGCGGAGTCTCCGGATGCGGCGCCGCGTCGTCGCCGGGTCGATGGCACCGGTGCGGGCGGCCTCGACCGTGCGGTTCAGCTCGTCGAGCTGCGCGAGCGTGAGCTTGCTGTTGCCGCTCGCGACGGCACCGGTGCTGAGCTCGCCGACGCCGCGGGCCGACACGATCAGGGCGGTCGGGAAGACGATGATCTCCGTCGCCGGGGCGGCATTGACCGTGGCGATGTCGAGGAGTGCGGTGTGCACGGTCGTCACCGAGTACCCGGCGTCGATCATCGCCTCGCCCACCGATTCCATCGCGGCGAGCGTGACCGCCGGCGGCGGGGTGGTGCCCGGCGCCGGCCCGCCCGGCGTGAGCACCCCCGTGGTGAGCGGGCCGGTCTCCGACTCCAGCTCTGCAGCCCCCGGCCTGCGGATCGCGAAGAGCACGGCGGCGCTCGCGAGCAGCACGAGCGCCGCGATGATCCACGACCACGGCGACACGTCGTCGTCGGCGAGCACCGCAGGCGGCACGGGTTCGAGCACCGGCGCCTGCGACGGCGTCTCGGTCGGCGTCGGCGGCGTCTCGGTCGCGGGCGCCTCGGTCGGCTCCGGCTCCGGCGTCGGGACCGGCTCCTCGGTCGGCTCGGGCTCCGGCGTCGGGGTGGGCTCCGGATCGGGCTCGGGCTCGGTGGCCGGGGGCGTCGACTCGAGGGGCTGATCCGTCGGCAGCGGCTCGACGACCGGCGCGGTCGCCCAGGCCGCGGCGGGCGGGACCCCGAGACATCCGACCCCGAACCAGCCGGCGACGGCGACCGCGCCGATCGTGACGACGACCCGCACCCGCCCCCCGGCTGACATGTCGCTCACTGTAGTCGCGCCCGCCCGCGAGGCTCAACGCCCGTGCCGTATCGCCGACGACGCATGAGCGGCTACGGTGAGCAGCAGTAGCTGGAACCCGGGGGGACGTTCATGAGCATGCAGGCCGAAGCATCCGTTGCCGCTCCGATCGCGAAGACCTCGTGGCTCGCGCTCATCGTCGTGGTCATGACGCAGATCCAGGCCTCGTTCGCGGTGAATGCGCTCACCGTCTCGATGGCGGGCATCACGACCGACCTCGACACCCCGGCGAGTTCGGTCGGCACGGCGATCACCGCCGGCACCTTCGCGATGGCCGCGTTCATCCTGCTCGGGGCGAAGGTCGGCTCGCGATTCGGCTCGCGCGGCGTGTTCCAGATCGCGGTCGCGATCCACGGCGTGGCCATGCTCGGCGTCGCCCTCAGCGTCTCGCCCGCAATGCTCTTCATCGCGCAGGCCTCGTCGGGTGCGGTCATCGCGCTCATCGCGCCCGCGCTCACCGTCTTCATCGCCACCAACTATCACGGGTCGCAGCAGGGCAAGGCGATCGGCCTCCTCGCGGCGGCGATCCCCGCGGCAGGCGTGCTGGCGCTCCTCCTCGCCGGCTGGTTCGCGAACACGATCGGCTGGCGCTGGTCGTTCGCGCTCATGGTCGGCCTCGCCGTCGTCAACCTGCTGTTGAGCTTCAAGCTCAAGCGCGTGCCGGCCCAGCCGGGCCTCTCGATCGACTGGACGGGCGCGATCCTCGCGGCCGTCGCCGTCATCCTCCTGAGCTTCGGCTTCTCGGGGCTCTCGACGTGGGGCGTGTGGCTCGCGACGAGCCAGGCGCCGTTCGACGTCCTCGGCATCTCGCCCGCACCGCTGCTCGTGATCGCCGGCCTCATCGTCGGCCAGGTGTTCTTCTCGTGGCTGCGTCGCCGCGGGCGTGAGGGCAAGCCCCGCATCTTCGACCTGCGCGTGCTCGCGACCGGCTCGGAGCGGGCGATCACCGCATGCATGGCGATCATGCTGTTCGTCGGCACCGCCGCGAACTTCCTGATCCCGCTGTACATCCAGGTCGTGCAGGGCCGGTCGAGCATCGAGACCTCGTTCTCGATCATCCCCTACACGCTCTCGATCTTCC
The DNA window shown above is from Agromyces cerinus and carries:
- a CDS encoding threonine/serine exporter family protein; the encoded protein is MSAGGRVRVVVTIGAVAVAGWFGVGCLGVPPAAAWATAPVVEPLPTDQPLESTPPATEPEPDPEPTPTPEPEPTEEPVPTPEPEPTEAPATETPPTPTETPSQAPVLEPVPPAVLADDDVSPWSWIIAALVLLASAAVLFAIRRPGAAELESETGPLTTGVLTPGGPAPGTTPPPAVTLAAMESVGEAMIDAGYSVTTVHTALLDIATVNAAPATEIIVFPTALIVSARGVGELSTGAVASGNSKLTLAQLDELNRTVEAARTGAIDPATTRRRIRRLRAQPLPYSAVQRVVAYALLSAGLSVLLGASWAGAGVAAVLGVFAGAAQLLSARASRDYQALVTVAIAFGVSIAVFLLIRAGLDPGVLPALIAPLVTLLPGSLLTTGVIELATGQMMSGGGRLAAGTMQLVLLAVGIVGAAALVGVPRIDFTTASQPIGPIAPWIAVAVFGVGIVVYNCGRRDSIIWILLVLYSAYGAQVIGDVFLGGVLSAFVGALVMTPVAVLVARQRTGPPAVVSFLPAFWLLVPGAIGLVGVATILGGDQAGADTLVTTASTMVAIALGILAGSAITGRLRSSRGPLL
- a CDS encoding MFS transporter, which codes for MSMQAEASVAAPIAKTSWLALIVVVMTQIQASFAVNALTVSMAGITTDLDTPASSVGTAITAGTFAMAAFILLGAKVGSRFGSRGVFQIAVAIHGVAMLGVALSVSPAMLFIAQASSGAVIALIAPALTVFIATNYHGSQQGKAIGLLAAAIPAAGVLALLLAGWFANTIGWRWSFALMVGLAVVNLLLSFKLKRVPAQPGLSIDWTGAILAAVAVILLSFGFSGLSTWGVWLATSQAPFDVLGISPAPLLVIAGLIVGQVFFSWLRRRGREGKPRIFDLRVLATGSERAITACMAIMLFVGTAANFLIPLYIQVVQGRSSIETSFSIIPYTLSIFLASTFVASLYGRFTPKAIASAGFVVVASALTLLAFTVRGEWSQGFVVAGLILLGLGQGAIVALVFNTLLSSAPKQLAGDVGAWRGLVHNLSGSVGIAVATAFAVGMLSTLLLSGAQEHPEISDELIAQVNINEADFLTNEQLAAVLESRATGPQLDAAIAINAEARLQALKVSLLGLAALSLLAIVPATRMPGRRRDELPEKLEPDDDDSIDPVEPDDLDHIDDVDERDDRDGLDRKEALA
- a CDS encoding SLC13 family permease: MDPVATTLVILALAIIAFMSNRVPLGIVAIGVSVALWLTGILDLGQALAGFGDPTVIFIAALFVVSESLDSTGVTAWAGQQVIGRAGTKRGPLLLVVCLLVAGVTALISVNGAVAALIPVVVVVATRAGIAPSQMLMPLAFSAHAGSLLALTGTPVNIIVGEAAADAGARPFGFFEFGLVGVPLVVGTLLIISLLGRRLLPERAATSLPQDVSAHARTLREQYHLPEGTELIGVREGVTEVVVAPRSSLIGLHLFPGMCTPSGDLVVLAVQRGGEDLIGTDALLQAGDTLLVTGPWGELERNTAGPDVLVVDDPATMRRAVPLGSGAKRAIVILAAMVVLLATGLVPPAIAGLAAASALVLTRVVSPTRAYRSISWTTVVLVAGMIPLSTAFISTGTADLIAGGLLGLVGDASPYFALFAICALTMVLGQLISNTATVLIVAPVAVVVAADLGVSVLPFMMALTVAGAASFLTPVATPANTMVLEPGGYRFGDYWRLGLPLLLLFLVVAVFFVPFVWPF
- a CDS encoding carbohydrate kinase family protein; the encoded protein is MSRHDVDPSARITVIGDALIDELRDPRGAREFVGGAALNVAVGLALLGEDVTLVAMLGDDEPATRIRSFLRDYGVRLVESPSEHGTSRAVSDRTDGEPRYEFNEAAQRRSIRFDDATRAAIDEADLVVVSCFPFDDAEQAAELRAAIARPGERLAIDGNPRAGMLHDREAFLANFTAAARDAMLVKVGDEDAELLLGAPLAEFVERLRAPSTREAESGAASDAAPARTPAVLATAGREGADLHAGDAAVHAGIVDLPGTVVDTMGAGDATLSAVVHHLAVHGVPSDASGWAAALESAMAIAAATVRHEGALLRVPAHPSEGGS
- a CDS encoding GNAT family N-acetyltransferase: MPDPFVIRPAAIADAPGITRVHWRSHQTTYVEPGRVARDKVEGWTYADRIRAWTTNLAIANDVYPPPEGFHRMGIWVAEVGGEVGGEHGGEVVGWANTSTGRDSDGPRALELEGLYVLDEFHGEGVGQALLDTAVGDQPAYLWALADNPRAHAFYRRNGFELDGTSKVDDFWQVLEVRFVR